One Brassica napus cultivar Da-Ae chromosome A1, Da-Ae, whole genome shotgun sequence genomic region harbors:
- the LOC106438482 gene encoding small RNA 2'-O-methyltransferase-like isoform X2: MNKTTLVSSTFENPSTRLCFFLLFLAQTTVLSRQKPFRWLNTRSDQRSYIYFVMVGGEKQSLSPKEIIHHKFGVKASYRIEQVHVSSQSTCLYRCHLQLPDFSVVSNVFKRKKDAELSAAELALEKLGIHPQGDDDDDDDITVEQAWDDIVERIKYIFSDEFLSSDHPLGSHLRGTLLRDGERRGSLPLSIIAALDAKINSRCKVINPSVDKDPILAMSYVMKAAAKLSDYIVASPHVAALRRKNPYPPAVVEALATHGESIKVEAVYIQCATSGEEVVDLITLDISSGRYYLDIIAEKLGLKDSSQLIISRTFGKTPSGYECRVYSAIPKLNPSDKSSKAYGKRPVDDEEDQSSRFKNPWNAKASSACGQDIHGDAIVAALGYSCRSNDLEHDDVTLKSFYRICCGMSPNGIYKFSRQALIAATLPFSFTTKSSWRGPLPREMLSIFCRQQQLAEPVFTISTSPVKPLSETLRSLKKLKDSESNDSNNQCVNEYAGSDDSFNHYNSKDEEELPVLESGYKCGVKILSKSLQDLVLDCSPRNFYEKESYAIQNAALKALTWFGSLFDDLDADPEQPRCYMKGHMNWMFTRNVMIKGKFPSSKRYEEPAYDESKTMDMDRKPKRVQTIPNGSLVSISYSVSVEVEADFWGRSGKCLRELTESNEEIEFEVGVGSMNPHLESVVTQMSVGQYACFVTNMPAEGLVLADANDTARTRSLLSKLAAGLEYNVHLLGVKGPTEKRVESVFFKPPLWKQRVGYAVKLIKESSASTLVDFGCGSGSLLESLLEVPTSLQTIVGVDISQKALDRAAKMLDSKLNKGACNLKSVRLYDGSILEFDSRLHGIDIATCLEVIEHMEEDEAFQFGKTVLTLFLPKLLIVSTPNYEYNRILQKSSMYHSKDRSMSQRSKFRSHEHKFEWTRAQFSHWASKLAKSHNYSVEFSGVGGSGDVDPGFASQIAIFKRKSFTEVKKVSTQPYKVIWEWTRAEGDKKN, translated from the exons ATGAACAAAACCACCCTTGTCTCCTCTACATTTGAAAACCCCTCTACTCGTCTCTGTTTCTTTCTGCTCTTTCTCGCTCAAACGACGGTTTTGTCTCGACAAAAGCCATTTCGTTGGCTGAACACTCGAAG TGATCAAAGAAGCTACATCTACTTTGTAATGGTGGGTGGGGAGAAGCAGAGTCTTTCTCCAAAGGAGATTATACATCACAAGTTTGGTGTCAAAGCAAGTTACAGAATTGAGCAAGTTCATGTCTCTTCTCAGAGTACTTGTCTCTATCGATGCCACTTGCAGCTACCAGATTTTTCCGTTGTATCAAATGTCTTCAAGAGGAAGAAAGATGCTGAACTATCAGCTGCTGAATTGGCTCTGGAGAAG CTAGGCATTCACCCTCagggtgatgatgatgatgatgatgatataacTGTGGAACAAGCTTGGGATGATATAGTTGAACGCATTAAGTATATATTCTCTGATGAG TTTCTTTCATCTGATCATCCTCTTGGAAGTCACCTTAGAGGAACGTTGCTAAGGGATGGTGAACGTCGTGGTTCACTTCCTCTTTCTATCATCGCTgcacttgatgcaaagattaaCAGTCGCTGCAAAGTTATCAATCCTTCTGTTGATAAAGATCCTATCTTAGCCATGTCCTATGTCATGAAGGCTGCTGCAAAGCTATCAGACTATATTGTTGCATCTCCGCATGTAGCTGCACTCCGAAGGAAAAATCCATACCCTCCAGCAGTTGTAGAAGCACTGGCTACTCATGGAGAAAGCATAAAAGTTGAGGCGGTGTATATACAATGTGCCACTAGCGGCGAAGAGGTTGTTGATCTGATCACACTTGATATCTCATCAGGCCGGTATTACTTGGATATCATCGCTGAAAAGCTTGGTTTGAAGGATAGCAGCCAACTGATTATATCCAG GACTTTTGGTAAAACTCCCTCTGGCTATGAATGTAGAGTATACTCTGCCATTCCTAAGCTGAATCCTTCCGATAAATCATCGAAAGCGTATGGAAAACGTCCagttgatgatgaagaagatcaATCATCACGTTTTAAAAACCCCTGGAATGCTAAAGCAAGTTCTGCTTGTGGTCAAGATATTCACGGTGATGCCATAGTGGCAGCTCTTGGTTACTCATGTAGGTCCAATGATCTTGAACATGACGATGTAACCTTGAAGTCATTTTACAG GATATGTTGCGGTATGTCACCCAATGGCATCTACAAATTCTCCAGACAAGCACTAATTGCTGCAACATTACCCTTTTCATTCACTACAAAGTCTAGTTGGAGAGGTCCACTCCCCAGGGAGATGCTCTCCATCTTCTGCCGCCAGCAACAACTAGCCGAGCCTGTCTTCACTATATCTACTTCTCCTGTGAAGCCACTCTCAGAAACATTAAGATCCTTGAAGAAGTTGAAAGACTCAGAGTCAAACGATAGCAACAATCAGTGTGTGAACGAGTACGCAGGATCAGATGATTCCTTCAATCATTATAACAGCAAGGACGAAGAGGAGCTACCAGTGTTAGAGAGTGGTTATAAATGCGGAGTGAAGATTCTCTCAAAGTCTCTGCAGGACTTGGTTTTAGACTGCTCACCAAGGAACTTCTACGAGAAGGAGAGCTACGCTATTCAAAACGCTGCGTTAAAGGCCTTGACATGGTTTGGCAGCTTGTTCGATGACCTGGATGCTGACCCGGAACAGCCACGCTGCTATATGAAGGGGCACATGAACTGGATGTTTACTCGGAATGTTATGATAAAAGGGAAGTTTCCAAGTAGTAAAAGATATGAAGAGCCTGCGTATGATGAGTCAAAGACCATGGATATGGATCGCAAACCAAAGCGTGTTCAAACTATACCAAATGGTTCCTTGGTTAGCATATCTTATTCTGTGTCTGTGGAGGTGGAAGCTGACTTTTGGGGGAGGAGCGGTAAATGTTTGAGAGAACTCACAGAAAGCAATGAAGAGATTGAGTTTGAAGTAGGGGTTGGATCCATGAATCCACATCTTGAATCAGTGGTTACTCAGATGTCTGTGGGACAATATGCTTGCTTTGTAACTAATATGCCTGCGGAAGGGTTGGTTTTGGCTGATGCCAATGATACTGCGAGAACTCGTTCGCTCTTATCAA AACTCGCAGCAGGTTTGGAGTATAATGTGCATTTGTTGGGAGTGAAAGGGCCGACAGAGAAACGAGTGGAATCAGTTTTTTTCAAGCCTCCACTTTGGAAACAGCGTGTGGGATATGCAGTGAAACTTATAAAAGAATCATCAGCTTCTACTTTG GTTGACTTTGGATGTGGATCTGGAAGTTTACTAGAGTCTTTACTTGAGGTTCCAACTTCACTTCAAACCATTGTTGGCGTTGACATCTCACAGAAGGCTCTTGACCGTGCTGCTAAG ATGCTAGACTCAAAGTTAAACAAGGGAGCTTGCAACCTCAAATCTGTTAGACTCTATGATGGTTCTATACTGGAGTTTGATTCCAGGCTGCATGGGATCGACATCGCCACTTGCTTAGAG GTCATTGAGCATATGGAGGAAGATGAAGCCTTTCAATTTGGGAAAACAGTTCTTACCTTGTTTCTCCCCAAGCTCCTGATTGTCTCCACACCAAACTACGAGTACAACAGAATTCTTCAGAAGTCTTCTATGTATCACTCAAAAGACAGATCCATGTCACAGCGGTCAAAGTTCAGGAGCCATGAACACAAGTTCGAATGGACAAGAGCACAGTTTAGCCACTGGGCATCTAAACTCGCAAAAAGCCATAACTACAGCGTTGAGTTCAGCGGTGTTGGAGGGTCTGGTGATGTTGATCCAGGGTTTGCTTCTCAGATTGCTATTTTCAAACGGAAGTCTTTCACTGAAGTGAAAAAGGTCTCAACGCAGCCTTATAAAGTCATATGGGAGTGGACAAGAGCAGAGGGAGACAAAAAGAACTAG
- the LOC106438457 gene encoding LRR receptor-like serine/threonine-protein kinase GHR1 isoform X2, which translates to MFCENCSFEGTFLKSRMRILLLLLSMFVLSAMGQLPSQDIMALLEFKKGIKHDPTGFVLNSWNDESIDFNGCPSSWNGIVCNGGNVAAVVLDNLGLSADADFSLFSNLTMLVKLSMANNSISGVLPSSLGSFKSLQFLDLSDNLFSSSLPREFGGSVSLKNLSLAGNNFSGEVPESMGELVSLQSLDMSRNSLSGPLPKSLTRLNELLYLNLSSNGFTGKIPRGFELISSLQVLDLHGNSFDGNLDGEFFILTNASYVDLSGNRLVTTSGKLVPGVSESINHLNLSHNQLEGSLTSGFQLFQNLKVLDLSYNELSGELPGFNYVYDLQVLKLSNNRFSGSLPNNLLKGDSLLLATLDLSGNNLSGAVSDIMSTTLHSLDLSSNSLTGELPLLTGSCVLLDLSNNQFEGNLTRWSKWENVEYLDLSQNRFTGSFPDVTPQLLRANHLNLSFNKLTGSLPERIPTHYPKLRVLDISSNSLEGPLPSALLSMPTLEEIHLQNNGMVGNIGPLLPSSGSRIRLLDLSHNRFDGNLPGVLGALTSLQVLNLAANSLSGSLPNSMNDMVSLSSLDVSQNHFTGPLPSNLSTSLMAFNVSYNDLSGTVPENLRNFPPSSFYPGNNKLILPAGSNASSESEGSKRKPRNLLIKVVIIVSCAVALVILILVAILLFCICKSRRQQERGGVTGKDINRTVPSGSGGGMVISAEDLAASRKGSSSPDEKLVAVATGFSPSKTSNLSWSSPGSGDSFPADQQLARLDVRSPDRLVGELQFLDDSIKLTPEELSRAPAEVLGRSSHGTSYRATLDNGVFLTVKWLREGVAKQRKEFAKEVKKFANIRHPNVVTLRGYYWGPTQHEKLILSDYISPGSLASFLYDRPGRKGPPLAWIQRLKVAVDVARGLNYLHFDRAVPHGNLKATNILLDGAELNARVADYCLHRLMTQAGTVEQIVDAGILGYRAPELAASRKPLPSFKSDVYAFGVILLEILTGRCAGDVITGEQEGGVDLTDWVRLRVAEGRGAECFDSVLTQEMGSDPVTEKGTKEVLGIALRCIRSVSERPGIKTIYEDLSSI; encoded by the exons ATGTTCTGTGAAAATTGTAGCTTTGAGGGAACCTTTTTGAAGTCAAGGATGAGGATTTTGTTACTACTTCTGTCCATGTTTGTTCTGTCTGCGATGGGCCAGCTTCCTTCACAGGACATCATGGCATTGCTTGAGTTCAAGAAAGGAATCAAACACGACCCTACAGGGTTTGTCCTCAACTCCTGGAACGATGAGTCCATCGACTTCAACGGCTGTCCTTCTTCCTGGAACGGTATCGTCTGCAACGGTGGTAATGTAGCTGCTGTTGTTTTGGACAACTTGGGTTTGTCTGCAGATGCTGATTTCAGTTTGTTCTCCAACTTGACGATGCTTGTCAAACTCTCCATGGCCAACAACTCCATCTCTGGTGTCTTACCAAGTAGCCTAGGCAGTTTCAAAAGCCTCCAGTTCCTGGATTTGTCTGATAacctcttctcttcttcactGCCTAGAGAGTTTGGTGGATCAGTGAGCTTGAAGAATCTTTCTTTAGCTGGTAACAACTTCTCTGGTGAGGTTCCGGAGTCTATGGGTGAGTTGGTTTCGCTCCAGTCTTTGGATATGAGTCGTAACTCCTTATCTGGACCTTTGCCAAAGTCCCTGACAAGGCTGAACGAGCTGCTGTACTTGAATCTCTCTTCTAACGGATTTACCGGGAAGATTCCGAGGGGCTTTGAGTTGATTTCGAGTCTTCAAGTGCTTGACTTGCATGGTAACTCGTTTGATGGTAATCTTGACGGAGAGTTTTTCATTTTAACGAATGCGAGCTATGTGGATTTGAGTGGGAACAGATTGGTGACAACGTCTGGGAAGCTGGTGCCTGGTGTTTCTGAGAGCATCAATCACTTAAACCTCAGCCACAATCAGCTTGAAGGTTCATTGACTAGTGGGTTTCAGTTGTTTCAGAACTTGAAAGTCTTGGATCTTAGCTACAACGAGTTATCCGGAGAGTTGCCTGGTTTTAATTATGTCTATGATCTTCAAGTGCTCAAGCTTAGCAACAACAGATTCTCAGGTTCACTTCCCAATAACTTGTTGAAAGGTGACTCTTTGCTTTTAGCGACGTTGGATTTAAGTGGCAACAATCTCTCAG GGGCTGTAAGCGATATCATGTCAACAACTCTTCACAGCCTTGATCTGTCTTCAAATTCACTCACAGGAGAGCTTCCTCTCTTGACTGGAAGCTGCGTCTTGCTTGATCTCTCAAACAACCAGTTTGAAGGAAACTTGACAAGATGGTCAAAATGGGAGAATGTTGAGTATCTTGATCTCAGCCAGAACCGTTTCACTGGGTCGTTTCCAGATGTCACACCTCAGCTTCTCCGAGCAAATCATCTTAACCTTTCCTTCAACAAGCTCACAGGCTCACTTCCAGAACGGATCCCAACCCATTATCCAAAACTCCGTGTTCTCGATATAAGTTCCAACAGCTTGGAAGGGCCACTCCCAAGTGCATTACTATCCATGCCCACTTTGGAAGAAATCCACCTTCAAAACAATGGCATGGTAGGTAACATAGGACCCCTCCTGCCTTCTTCTGGTTCCAGAATCCGTCTTCTTGACCTCTCCCACAACCGGTTTGATGGTAATCTTCCTGGTGTTTTGGGAGCTTTGACCAGTCTCCAAGTGCTGAATCTCGCAGCAAATAGTTTGTCTGGATCTTTGCCAAACTCCATGAATGACATGGTCTCTCTAAGCTCATTAGACGTGTCCCAAAATCATTTCACTGGACCACTCCCCAGCAACTTATCTACAAGTCTTATGGCCTTTAATGTTTCGTACAACGATCTATCAGGGACTGTGCCAGAGAATCTGAGGAACTTCCCACCATCTTCCTTCTATCCTGGAAACAACAAGCTGATCTTACCTGCTGGTTCAAATGCATCAAGTGAATCAGAAGGTTCCAAGAGGAAGCCAAGGAACTTACTTATTAAGGTTGTGATAATAGTTTCCTGCGCCGTTGCTCTTGTAATCCTCATCCTTGTGGCTATCCTCCTATTCTGCATCTGCAAATCAAGAAGACAGCAAGAGCGTGGTGGTGTCAcaggtaaagatattaatagGACAGTCCCCTCAGGCAGTGGAGGTGGTATGGTTATCTCTGCTGAGGATCTCGCCGCTTCAAGAAAAGGCTCATCATCTCCAGATGAAAAGCTAGTAGCTGTTGCAACGGGCTTCTCTCCTTCAAAGACGAGTAACTTGTCATGGTCGTCACCTGGCTCAGGAGATTCATTCCCAGCTGATCAGCAGCTAGCACGGCTTGATGTTAGGTCACCGGACAGACTCGTGGGAGAGCTGCAGTTTCTGGATGATTCTATCAAACTGACTCCAGAGGAGTTGTCTAGGGCACCAGCTGAAGTCCTGGGAAGAAGTAGCCACGGGACTTCTTACAGAGCAACGCTTGATAACGGAGTGTTTCTAACCGTGAAGTGGCTAAGAGAAGGCGTTGCAAAGCAGAGAAAGGAGTTTGCTAAAGAAGTGAAGAAGTTTGCAAACATTAGACATCCTAATGTTGTGACTCTCCGAGGATACTATTGGGGTCCTACGCAACATGAGAAGCttattctttcagattatatATCTCCTGGAAGCCTTGCCAGCTTCCTTTACG ATCGACCAGGGAGGAAAGGTCCTCCTCTAGCTTGGATCCAACGGCTAAAAGTTGCGGTTGATGTGGCACGTGGTCTTAACTACCTCCATTTCGACAGAGCTGTCCCACATGGTAACCTCAAGGCAACGAACATACTCTTAGACGGAGCAGAGCTAAACGCGCGTGTAGCAGATTACTGCCTCCACCGTCTCATGACACAAGCAGGCACAGTGGAACAGATTGTAGACGCAGGCATCCTCGGTTACCGAGCTCCTGAGCTAGCTGCTTCGAGGAAACCGTTGCCTTCGTTTAAATCAGATGTCTACGCATTTGGTGTGATACTTCTTGAGATCCTAACAGGGAGATGTGCAGGAGATGTGATCACAGGTGAACAAGAAGGTGGTGTTGATTTAACGGATTGGGTTAGGTTGCGTGTTGCTGAAGGTCGTGGTGCGGAATGCTTTGACTCGGTGCTGACACAGGAGATGGGAAGTGATCCTGTTACAGAGAAAGGGACGAAAGAAGTTCTTGGGATTGCCTTGAGGTGTATAAGATCTGTGTCTGAGAGACCTGGTATCAAGACCATTTATGAAGACCTATCTTCGATTTAG
- the LOC106438457 gene encoding LRR receptor-like serine/threonine-protein kinase GHR1 isoform X1, giving the protein MRILLLLLSMFVLSAMGQLPSQDIMALLEFKKGIKHDPTGFVLNSWNDESIDFNGCPSSWNGIVCNGGNVAAVVLDNLGLSADADFSLFSNLTMLVKLSMANNSISGVLPSSLGSFKSLQFLDLSDNLFSSSLPREFGGSVSLKNLSLAGNNFSGEVPESMGELVSLQSLDMSRNSLSGPLPKSLTRLNELLYLNLSSNGFTGKIPRGFELISSLQVLDLHGNSFDGNLDGEFFILTNASYVDLSGNRLVTTSGKLVPGVSESINHLNLSHNQLEGSLTSGFQLFQNLKVLDLSYNELSGELPGFNYVYDLQVLKLSNNRFSGSLPNNLLKGDSLLLATLDLSGNNLSGAVSDIMSTTLHSLDLSSNSLTGELPLLTGSCVLLDLSNNQFEGNLTRWSKWENVEYLDLSQNRFTGSFPDVTPQLLRANHLNLSFNKLTGSLPERIPTHYPKLRVLDISSNSLEGPLPSALLSMPTLEEIHLQNNGMVGNIGPLLPSSGSRIRLLDLSHNRFDGNLPGVLGALTSLQVLNLAANSLSGSLPNSMNDMVSLSSLDVSQNHFTGPLPSNLSTSLMAFNVSYNDLSGTVPENLRNFPPSSFYPGNNKLILPAGSNASSESEGSKRKPRNLLIKVVIIVSCAVALVILILVAILLFCICKSRRQQERGGVTGKDINRTVPSGSGGGMVISAEDLAASRKGSSSPDEKLVAVATGFSPSKTSNLSWSSPGSGDSFPADQQLARLDVRSPDRLVGELQFLDDSIKLTPEELSRAPAEVLGRSSHGTSYRATLDNGVFLTVKWLREGVAKQRKEFAKEVKKFANIRHPNVVTLRGYYWGPTQHEKLILSDYISPGSLASFLYDRPGRKGPPLAWIQRLKVAVDVARGLNYLHFDRAVPHGNLKATNILLDGAELNARVADYCLHRLMTQAGTVEQIVDAGILGYRAPELAASRKPLPSFKSDVYAFGVILLEILTGRCAGDVITGEQEGGVDLTDWVRLRVAEGRGAECFDSVLTQEMGSDPVTEKGTKEVLGIALRCIRSVSERPGIKTIYEDLSSI; this is encoded by the exons ATGAGGATTTTGTTACTACTTCTGTCCATGTTTGTTCTGTCTGCGATGGGCCAGCTTCCTTCACAGGACATCATGGCATTGCTTGAGTTCAAGAAAGGAATCAAACACGACCCTACAGGGTTTGTCCTCAACTCCTGGAACGATGAGTCCATCGACTTCAACGGCTGTCCTTCTTCCTGGAACGGTATCGTCTGCAACGGTGGTAATGTAGCTGCTGTTGTTTTGGACAACTTGGGTTTGTCTGCAGATGCTGATTTCAGTTTGTTCTCCAACTTGACGATGCTTGTCAAACTCTCCATGGCCAACAACTCCATCTCTGGTGTCTTACCAAGTAGCCTAGGCAGTTTCAAAAGCCTCCAGTTCCTGGATTTGTCTGATAacctcttctcttcttcactGCCTAGAGAGTTTGGTGGATCAGTGAGCTTGAAGAATCTTTCTTTAGCTGGTAACAACTTCTCTGGTGAGGTTCCGGAGTCTATGGGTGAGTTGGTTTCGCTCCAGTCTTTGGATATGAGTCGTAACTCCTTATCTGGACCTTTGCCAAAGTCCCTGACAAGGCTGAACGAGCTGCTGTACTTGAATCTCTCTTCTAACGGATTTACCGGGAAGATTCCGAGGGGCTTTGAGTTGATTTCGAGTCTTCAAGTGCTTGACTTGCATGGTAACTCGTTTGATGGTAATCTTGACGGAGAGTTTTTCATTTTAACGAATGCGAGCTATGTGGATTTGAGTGGGAACAGATTGGTGACAACGTCTGGGAAGCTGGTGCCTGGTGTTTCTGAGAGCATCAATCACTTAAACCTCAGCCACAATCAGCTTGAAGGTTCATTGACTAGTGGGTTTCAGTTGTTTCAGAACTTGAAAGTCTTGGATCTTAGCTACAACGAGTTATCCGGAGAGTTGCCTGGTTTTAATTATGTCTATGATCTTCAAGTGCTCAAGCTTAGCAACAACAGATTCTCAGGTTCACTTCCCAATAACTTGTTGAAAGGTGACTCTTTGCTTTTAGCGACGTTGGATTTAAGTGGCAACAATCTCTCAG GGGCTGTAAGCGATATCATGTCAACAACTCTTCACAGCCTTGATCTGTCTTCAAATTCACTCACAGGAGAGCTTCCTCTCTTGACTGGAAGCTGCGTCTTGCTTGATCTCTCAAACAACCAGTTTGAAGGAAACTTGACAAGATGGTCAAAATGGGAGAATGTTGAGTATCTTGATCTCAGCCAGAACCGTTTCACTGGGTCGTTTCCAGATGTCACACCTCAGCTTCTCCGAGCAAATCATCTTAACCTTTCCTTCAACAAGCTCACAGGCTCACTTCCAGAACGGATCCCAACCCATTATCCAAAACTCCGTGTTCTCGATATAAGTTCCAACAGCTTGGAAGGGCCACTCCCAAGTGCATTACTATCCATGCCCACTTTGGAAGAAATCCACCTTCAAAACAATGGCATGGTAGGTAACATAGGACCCCTCCTGCCTTCTTCTGGTTCCAGAATCCGTCTTCTTGACCTCTCCCACAACCGGTTTGATGGTAATCTTCCTGGTGTTTTGGGAGCTTTGACCAGTCTCCAAGTGCTGAATCTCGCAGCAAATAGTTTGTCTGGATCTTTGCCAAACTCCATGAATGACATGGTCTCTCTAAGCTCATTAGACGTGTCCCAAAATCATTTCACTGGACCACTCCCCAGCAACTTATCTACAAGTCTTATGGCCTTTAATGTTTCGTACAACGATCTATCAGGGACTGTGCCAGAGAATCTGAGGAACTTCCCACCATCTTCCTTCTATCCTGGAAACAACAAGCTGATCTTACCTGCTGGTTCAAATGCATCAAGTGAATCAGAAGGTTCCAAGAGGAAGCCAAGGAACTTACTTATTAAGGTTGTGATAATAGTTTCCTGCGCCGTTGCTCTTGTAATCCTCATCCTTGTGGCTATCCTCCTATTCTGCATCTGCAAATCAAGAAGACAGCAAGAGCGTGGTGGTGTCAcaggtaaagatattaatagGACAGTCCCCTCAGGCAGTGGAGGTGGTATGGTTATCTCTGCTGAGGATCTCGCCGCTTCAAGAAAAGGCTCATCATCTCCAGATGAAAAGCTAGTAGCTGTTGCAACGGGCTTCTCTCCTTCAAAGACGAGTAACTTGTCATGGTCGTCACCTGGCTCAGGAGATTCATTCCCAGCTGATCAGCAGCTAGCACGGCTTGATGTTAGGTCACCGGACAGACTCGTGGGAGAGCTGCAGTTTCTGGATGATTCTATCAAACTGACTCCAGAGGAGTTGTCTAGGGCACCAGCTGAAGTCCTGGGAAGAAGTAGCCACGGGACTTCTTACAGAGCAACGCTTGATAACGGAGTGTTTCTAACCGTGAAGTGGCTAAGAGAAGGCGTTGCAAAGCAGAGAAAGGAGTTTGCTAAAGAAGTGAAGAAGTTTGCAAACATTAGACATCCTAATGTTGTGACTCTCCGAGGATACTATTGGGGTCCTACGCAACATGAGAAGCttattctttcagattatatATCTCCTGGAAGCCTTGCCAGCTTCCTTTACG ATCGACCAGGGAGGAAAGGTCCTCCTCTAGCTTGGATCCAACGGCTAAAAGTTGCGGTTGATGTGGCACGTGGTCTTAACTACCTCCATTTCGACAGAGCTGTCCCACATGGTAACCTCAAGGCAACGAACATACTCTTAGACGGAGCAGAGCTAAACGCGCGTGTAGCAGATTACTGCCTCCACCGTCTCATGACACAAGCAGGCACAGTGGAACAGATTGTAGACGCAGGCATCCTCGGTTACCGAGCTCCTGAGCTAGCTGCTTCGAGGAAACCGTTGCCTTCGTTTAAATCAGATGTCTACGCATTTGGTGTGATACTTCTTGAGATCCTAACAGGGAGATGTGCAGGAGATGTGATCACAGGTGAACAAGAAGGTGGTGTTGATTTAACGGATTGGGTTAGGTTGCGTGTTGCTGAAGGTCGTGGTGCGGAATGCTTTGACTCGGTGCTGACACAGGAGATGGGAAGTGATCCTGTTACAGAGAAAGGGACGAAAGAAGTTCTTGGGATTGCCTTGAGGTGTATAAGATCTGTGTCTGAGAGACCTGGTATCAAGACCATTTATGAAGACCTATCTTCGATTTAG
- the LOC106373694 gene encoding transcription factor bHLH162-like produces MDQSHLNASQSRSVDRKTIEKNRRIQMKDLYSELNSLLPQTSRESLALPDQLDEAANYIKKLQVNVEKKRERKRKLLATAAFEKLNSTGSSSMSSSVDVSMPRRLPRIEIQETGPVLHIFLVTSMEHKFIFHEITRLITEEAGAEMTHAGYSIVDDAVFHTLHCKVEDCDYGAGTRISESLKKLVNTVN; encoded by the exons ATGGATCAGAGCCATTTAAACGCAAGTCAATCAAGATCTGTAGATCGCAAAACTATTGAGAAAAATAGAAGGATTCAGATGAAAGATCTCTACTCAGAACTcaactctcttcttcctcaaacTTCTAGG GAGTCTTTGGCACTGCCTGATCAGCTAGATGAAGCTGCAAACTACATCAAGAAGCTACAAGTGAACgtggagaaaaagagagaaaggaagAGGAAACTTCTTGCGACTGCAGCTTTCGAGAAATTGAATTCCACTGGATCTTCATCGATGTCTTCGAGTGTGGACGTCTCCATGCCAAGAAGGTTGCCGAGAATCGAGATTCAAGAAACCGGTCCGGTTCTTCACATCTTTCTTGTGACAAGCATGGAACACAAGTTTATCTTCCATGAGATCACTCGTCTTATCACTGAGGAAGCAGGAGCTGAGATGACTCATGCTGGGTACTCCATTGTTGATGATGCCGTCTTCCACACTCTTCATTGCAAG GTGGAAGATTGTGATTACGGAGCTGGGACTAGAATTTCAGAGAGTCTGAAGAAACTTGTGAACACAGTCAACTAA